A genomic window from Sparus aurata chromosome 4, fSpaAur1.1, whole genome shotgun sequence includes:
- the LOC115579968 gene encoding uncharacterized protein LOC115579968 isoform X1, which translates to MVRAEEEFRVIFKLKDQVGGGFRAMNPLKVAESLRCVGEGLDARILPNGAMLLLCRNMDQIGRAMKVGKILGKKVEVIIPEKKNELKGVIYGVCADISEVEIKENIRGGKATDVKRFKAKEGGTKNTPVLITFDGNLLPARVFIGCLSFQVRPYQRPPLRCFKCQRFGHMAASCRGNRRCAKCGEDHDILKCEQLASKCCNCGGSHLASNKECGHFLKARQVQEVRDQHKISYAEALKKVERSKASGPVVRMPVSSPAVSRQQPTQVLSRQEIVINKEAPLAFMVDVIYGAREKKSRSDVIKFVSEAAVRFLGVKDYSPQSLHEYMRVSQEQTVQESSSQSERGDEEGEDTDDGGLIEDIDDV; encoded by the coding sequence ATGGTGAGAGCCGAAGAGGAATTTCGAGTTATTTTCAAGTTGAAAGACCAGGTGGGAGGAGGGTTTAGAGCTATGAATCCTCTTAAAGTTGCTGAATCTCTAAGGTGTGTAGGGGAAGGGTTGGATGCTCGGATCTTGCCTAATGGAGCAATGCTTCTGTTGTGCAGAAATATGGATCAAATAGGGAGAGCAATGAAAGTTGGGAAAATATTAGGGAAAAAGGTGGAAGTGATCAttcctgaaaagaaaaatgagttAAAAGGAGTCATTTATGGAGTGTGTGCTGACATATCAGAGGTGGAAATTAAGGAAAATATAAGAGGGGGAAAAGCAACAGATGTGAAGCGGTTTAAGGCCAAGGAAGGTGGAACCAAAAATACCCCTGTGTTGATAACTTTTGATGGAAATCTTCTTCCAGCTCGTGTCTTTATTGGATGTTTGTCTTTCCAAGTCAGGCCCTATCAAAGACCTCCTTTGCGGTGTTTCAAGTGCCAGAGATTTGGTCATATGGCGGCTTCCTGTAGGGGGAACAGGCGTTGTGCTAAATGTGGAGAAGATCATGACATCCTGAAATGTGAGCAATTAGCTTCTAAATGTTGCAATTGTGGAGGAAGCCATTTGGCTTCAAATAAAGAGTGTGGACACTTTCTAAAAGCGAGACAAGTTCAGGAGGTCAGAGACCAGCATAAAATCTCTTATGCAGAAGCATTAAAGAAAGTGGAAAGGTCAAAGGCCTCAGGCCCAGTTGTGAGAATGCCTGTAAGCAGTCCAGCGGTGTCCAGGCAGCAACCTACTCAGGTTCTCTCTAGGCAAGAAATTGTAATCAATAAGGAGGCCCCTCTGGCATTTATGGTTGATGTGATCTATGGTGCTCGGGAAAAGAAATCAAGGTCAGATGTTATTAAGTTTGTGTCTGAAGCTGCAGTGAGATTTCTGGGAGTAAAGGATTACTCACCTCAGTCACTGCATGAGTATATGAGGGTAAGTCAGGAGCAAACAGTTCAGGAGTCAAGCAGCCAGTCTGAGAGGGGGGATGAGGAAGGGGAAGACACGGATGATGGTGGCCTGATAGAGGATATAGATGATGTTTAA
- the LOC115579968 gene encoding uncharacterized protein LOC115579968 isoform X2, which yields MDWYPTQLLVLMCNAESAAEVENGWDSDMSAILLLLHLLPPSAQGRKSPGKMSASHAVDNLKFLKAGTSVQQHLDITQSSQPYLLAQGPTRSSIHVFFIVIDKHALP from the exons ATGGACTGGTACCCGACACAGCTCTTGGTGTTAATGTGCAATGCTGAGTCAGCTGCCGAAGTTGAGAATG GCTGGGACAGTGACATGTCTGCTATCTTGCTGCTGCTACATCTGCTACCACCATCTGCGCAAGGACGAAAGAGTCCAGGAAAGATGTCTGCATCTCACGCTGTCGATAACCTCAAATTCCTAAAG GCTGGAACCAGTGTACAGCAGCATCTAGACATCACGCAAAGCAGTCAGCCCTACCTTCTTGCCCAGGGACCCACAAGAAGCAGCATTCACGTCTTCTTCATTGTGATTGACAAGCATGCACTTCCAT AA